In Thermoplasmata archaeon, one DNA window encodes the following:
- a CDS encoding polysaccharide deacetylase family protein — translation MKARRVDAKMRVALTFDVDAESAQVRETPNLPVALSKGRFARIGVPRILDLLDKYGIRSTFFTPGWTAQAYPEMLRDIVRRGHELAAHGYLHEHLAELDVDAERKVHERSVSILEAFTGQRPRGFRAPYYEWSERTPGILRELGFRYDSSRMDDDEPYRIDDGPAAGLTELPVEWFLEDWVFFEEQRQPPSAVLET, via the coding sequence ATGAAGGCTAGACGCGTGGACGCGAAGATGCGCGTCGCGCTGACCTTCGACGTGGATGCGGAGAGCGCCCAGGTGCGGGAGACGCCCAACCTGCCGGTCGCCCTGTCGAAGGGCCGGTTCGCGCGAATCGGCGTGCCCCGGATCCTGGACCTGCTCGACAAGTACGGGATCCGTTCCACGTTCTTCACGCCCGGGTGGACCGCCCAAGCCTACCCCGAGATGCTCCGGGACATCGTTCGGCGGGGTCACGAGCTTGCGGCGCACGGCTACCTCCACGAGCACTTGGCCGAACTCGACGTTGACGCGGAGCGAAAGGTCCACGAACGCTCCGTCTCCATCCTCGAGGCATTCACCGGGCAGAGGCCCCGGGGATTCCGGGCGCCGTACTACGAATGGAGCGAACGCACGCCTGGGATCCTTCGGGAGCTCGGGTTCCGCTACGACAGCAGCCGGATGGATGACGACGAGCCCTATCGCATCGACGATGGACCGGCGGCAGGACTCACCGAGCTCCCCGTCGAATGGTTCCTGGAGGACTGGGTCTTCTTCGAAGAGCAACGCCAGCCGCCTAGCGCCGTTTTGGAGACGT
- a CDS encoding arginine deiminase family protein: protein MDFGFPEHGRLRRVLMHAPGPELDRIRPASYGRYLFEDAVDPVAFRRQHEHLVDALRGEGVQVALVGDVLRGSPLLERTARSPNLVYTRDTTTVMPGGGIRMGMRSPVRRDEPRIVAAALERLGVPEVLRIRAPATLEGGDLIFADAGTLLVGVGNRSSRAALHEVWAYAQTRGLRTIVAVPLPNWAIHLDGTMMIADEDLAIVHPASLRAPALVHEPGRPPKRVPLLSLLKRRGFRFVEVTAYERQRRATNAITLGPRKLVAYGGHARVRGLLAEEGVDLIEIDGSELVRGGGGPRCMTAPLERGGTSMDSRSTGGGGDEA, encoded by the coding sequence ATGGACTTCGGGTTTCCCGAGCACGGCCGGTTGCGGCGGGTGCTCATGCATGCGCCCGGTCCGGAACTCGACCGCATCCGGCCGGCCTCCTACGGCAGGTACCTGTTCGAGGACGCCGTGGACCCCGTGGCGTTCCGCCGCCAGCACGAGCACCTCGTGGATGCGCTCCGCGGCGAGGGCGTCCAGGTCGCCCTCGTGGGCGACGTCCTGCGCGGCTCACCCTTGCTGGAACGAACGGCCAGGAGCCCGAACCTGGTGTACACCCGCGACACGACCACCGTGATGCCTGGAGGCGGCATCCGCATGGGAATGCGGAGCCCGGTCCGCCGCGACGAGCCGCGGATTGTCGCAGCCGCCCTCGAGCGCCTAGGCGTACCTGAGGTCCTCCGGATTCGGGCTCCGGCCACCCTGGAGGGCGGCGACCTGATCTTCGCGGACGCGGGGACGCTGCTCGTCGGGGTCGGGAACCGGAGCAGTCGGGCCGCCCTGCACGAGGTGTGGGCGTACGCGCAGACCCGCGGGCTGCGCACCATCGTAGCGGTTCCTCTGCCCAACTGGGCCATCCACCTCGATGGAACGATGATGATCGCGGACGAGGACCTTGCGATTGTCCATCCCGCATCCCTCCGCGCTCCCGCCCTTGTCCACGAACCCGGGAGGCCTCCCAAACGGGTGCCGCTCCTGTCCCTGCTCAAGCGGCGCGGATTCCGGTTCGTCGAGGTGACCGCCTACGAGCGCCAGCGCCGCGCGACCAACGCGATTACCCTCGGCCCGCGGAAGCTCGTCGCCTACGGCGGCCACGCACGGGTGCGCGGACTCCTCGCCGAGGAGGGCGTCGACCTCATCGAGATCGACGGATCGGAGCTCGTGCGGGGCGGTGGAGGACCCCGATGCATGACGGCGCCCCTCGAGCGGGGCGGGACCTCGATGGACAGCCGATCGACCGGGGGCGGAGGGGACGAAGCATGA
- a CDS encoding RnfABCDGE type electron transport complex subunit D — protein sequence MSDPEGSETEDASLEVAGEPPLVDRLRRRSVRLFAKLPRPARLLWISLLLLGVYAIAFTLQGQGIVPLIALPALAVETDLLFQMFRFHKIRAPDAAIATGLLLALLLPPTVPLLQAVGVASAAIALRHVLRFQDRPVFNPAAAGVLMGALFFGLAPSWWGSVGMWLVVVLGVVLTLRTPGSWRVPLAFFVSYGVLSVLANLILGEVTSPQVLLLGALDPAMLFFGFFMVPEPRTSVVRPTDRWIFGLAVGVATGILPAVLPSLAPLVALLVGNGIAVALRRSRAAEAPPVETKTRSPSRTPSKRERARRRHQRVVVETRSEWTTPRRVVSGALVVVLLGGMALAMNAPSTTHFTAVRPSLPVAVGNVTATNNCTTDNPSVPSDVASFLHQRLGPSVILSADTSSGTVVFYDPVNRATVTETNIYEDYGFAEFNGDDYAVMGCSG from the coding sequence GTGTCCGATCCCGAGGGGAGCGAAACGGAGGACGCCTCGCTGGAGGTCGCAGGAGAGCCGCCTCTCGTGGACAGGCTCCGGCGCAGGTCCGTGCGGCTCTTCGCAAAGCTGCCGCGGCCCGCGCGCCTGCTGTGGATCTCACTGCTCCTCCTCGGCGTCTACGCGATCGCATTCACGCTCCAAGGGCAGGGCATCGTCCCGCTCATCGCGCTTCCGGCCTTGGCCGTGGAGACGGACCTTCTGTTCCAGATGTTCCGGTTCCACAAGATCCGCGCCCCCGACGCGGCCATCGCGACGGGCCTCCTCCTCGCGCTCCTGTTGCCCCCGACCGTCCCACTCCTCCAGGCGGTGGGCGTCGCCTCGGCCGCGATTGCCCTCCGCCACGTCCTCCGCTTCCAGGACCGCCCCGTGTTCAATCCCGCGGCGGCCGGCGTCCTCATGGGCGCCCTGTTCTTCGGCCTCGCGCCGTCCTGGTGGGGTTCCGTGGGCATGTGGCTCGTCGTGGTCCTCGGGGTCGTCCTCACGCTCCGCACGCCAGGCTCCTGGCGTGTCCCGCTCGCGTTCTTCGTGTCCTACGGCGTCCTCTCGGTTTTGGCCAACCTGATCCTCGGCGAGGTGACCTCCCCACAGGTCCTCCTCCTCGGCGCGCTCGATCCCGCGATGTTGTTCTTCGGCTTCTTCATGGTGCCGGAGCCGCGGACGTCCGTGGTCCGTCCGACGGACCGCTGGATCTTCGGGCTCGCGGTCGGCGTGGCCACGGGGATCCTCCCGGCCGTCCTCCCGAGCCTGGCACCGCTCGTCGCCCTGCTCGTCGGAAATGGGATCGCGGTCGCCCTCCGCCGATCCCGCGCGGCGGAGGCGCCGCCCGTGGAGACCAAGACGCGATCCCCGTCTCGCACGCCCTCCAAGAGGGAGCGCGCCCGCCGACGGCACCAGCGGGTCGTCGTGGAAACCCGTTCGGAGTGGACCACGCCGCGACGCGTCGTGTCCGGAGCCCTCGTGGTCGTCCTCCTCGGAGGGATGGCCCTGGCCATGAACGCCCCGTCCACCACGCACTTCACGGCCGTCCGGCCGAGCCTGCCCGTCGCGGTCGGAAACGTCACCGCCACGAACAATTGCACGACGGACAACCCGAGCGTCCCCTCGGACGTGGCCTCGTTCCTCCACCAGCGGCTCGGTCCTTCCGTGATCCTGTCCGCGGACACGAGCTCGGGCACCGTGGTCTTCTACGATCCGGTGAACCGCGCGACCGTGACGGAGACGAACATCTACGAGGACTACGGGTTCGCGGAGTTCAACGGGGACGACTACGCGGTCATGGGCTGCAGCGGCTGA
- a CDS encoding MFS transporter produces MGAVNDVETRVRRYYAFEILVAFQLWSPFWSLWLFDRLHNDYFLGTLVDVVFWIVSLLVAMPTGAFADRYGRKRAVVIGVGIWMVGIVLFGLAGDFASFALANSVWAFGAGFLWGAGSAYLYDTLVEVHAEARYPSVSGQVAMYAFLGTALASVCGGVIVASTGGLNLPLVLYAIPGAGALILGLSFQEPSVPREPEPDLLRQVAAGFRSAAGNRQIVLVIVFQLIVGFVTYMMGFFRPRFLDQVVQGNFALLGAIYAGFFLIAALAGRTVGRLLERFGESGGLIVVFLLVYPPFALIYLVAQGFFAPNLALVLGVLTQIPDYIFWGIESPLITTIINRRVASNDRATVLAINSFFGTLVIAIAEPAVGLAATAYSFGTGLGLAALAAALPSALVLVSYRRSERSTPQLTPAAQPARDR; encoded by the coding sequence GTGGGCGCCGTGAATGACGTCGAGACCCGGGTCCGGCGGTACTACGCGTTCGAGATCCTCGTCGCCTTCCAGCTGTGGAGCCCGTTCTGGAGCCTCTGGCTCTTCGACCGCCTGCACAACGACTACTTCCTCGGGACGCTCGTGGACGTCGTCTTCTGGATCGTGAGCCTCCTCGTCGCCATGCCCACGGGCGCGTTCGCGGACCGATACGGCCGCAAGAGGGCCGTCGTGATCGGCGTTGGGATCTGGATGGTGGGCATCGTCCTGTTCGGCCTCGCCGGCGACTTTGCGAGCTTCGCCCTCGCGAACTCCGTGTGGGCGTTCGGCGCGGGATTCCTGTGGGGCGCGGGCTCGGCGTACCTCTACGACACGCTCGTGGAGGTCCACGCGGAGGCGCGGTACCCGAGCGTCAGCGGCCAGGTCGCCATGTACGCGTTCCTCGGGACGGCCCTGGCCTCCGTGTGCGGCGGCGTCATCGTGGCGAGCACGGGCGGCCTGAACCTGCCCCTGGTCCTGTACGCGATCCCCGGCGCGGGGGCGCTGATCCTCGGCCTCAGCTTCCAGGAGCCCTCCGTCCCGCGCGAGCCCGAGCCCGACCTCCTCCGCCAGGTGGCCGCGGGCTTCCGGAGCGCGGCGGGCAACCGCCAAATCGTGCTCGTGATCGTGTTCCAGCTCATCGTGGGCTTCGTCACGTACATGATGGGCTTCTTCCGTCCGCGCTTCCTGGACCAGGTCGTCCAAGGCAACTTCGCCCTCCTGGGCGCGATCTACGCGGGATTCTTCCTCATCGCCGCGCTCGCAGGGCGCACGGTGGGCCGACTCCTGGAGCGGTTCGGGGAATCCGGCGGCCTGATCGTGGTGTTCCTCCTCGTCTACCCGCCCTTTGCGCTGATCTACCTGGTGGCCCAGGGGTTCTTTGCGCCCAATCTCGCGCTCGTCCTCGGCGTGCTCACGCAGATCCCCGACTACATCTTCTGGGGCATCGAGTCGCCGTTGATCACGACGATCATCAACCGTCGGGTCGCCTCGAACGACCGGGCCACGGTCCTCGCCATCAACTCCTTCTTCGGCACGCTCGTGATCGCCATCGCCGAGCCTGCCGTCGGCCTAGCGGCGACCGCGTACAGCTTCGGGACCGGCCTCGGGCTCGCGGCCTTGGCGGCCGCGCTCCCCTCGGCGCTTGTGCTCGTCAGCTACCGCCGGAGCGAGCGCTCGACCCCGCAACTCACCCCGGCCGCGCAACCCGCGCGGGACCGCTGA